One genomic segment of Virgibacillus doumboii includes these proteins:
- a CDS encoding DUF2785 domain-containing protein, producing the protein MNKQFWQSLRATDYKIPTGFNISELTEELKGYLGSTDPVLRDEIAFPTICEWMDRDYYSKEEMKQLMKEMMLNLKSGLGERETDTVFLRSFSVLILMGIVEYDNERQILGKEDVHTLLKNAVEYFNHEHDLRGYVPEKGWAHSTAHAADLLGSLARNRRMEEMDLQHILMTIQNKLMQKVNHTYAAAEDERLAFAVFSLLRRELVELSFVEQWLRRFSTFHGNKWLDHLDTDGGGSAYTNTKGFLRSLYFQILLNEDSFKAADECLSILIKTVKDINSWVYELD; encoded by the coding sequence ATGAACAAACAATTTTGGCAAAGCCTTCGTGCAACTGATTACAAAATTCCAACAGGGTTCAACATTTCTGAACTTACGGAGGAGCTGAAAGGTTACCTTGGTTCGACTGACCCTGTATTACGTGATGAAATTGCATTTCCAACTATATGTGAATGGATGGATCGGGATTACTATTCAAAAGAGGAAATGAAGCAACTAATGAAGGAAATGATGCTAAATCTGAAATCGGGACTTGGCGAAAGGGAGACAGACACTGTTTTTCTGAGGTCATTTTCAGTGTTAATCCTAATGGGGATCGTTGAATACGATAATGAGAGACAAATTCTTGGAAAAGAGGATGTTCATACGCTTTTGAAAAATGCAGTTGAATATTTTAATCACGAACATGATCTTCGGGGTTATGTTCCTGAAAAAGGCTGGGCACATTCGACAGCACATGCCGCTGACCTCTTGGGATCATTGGCACGAAATCGCCGTATGGAAGAAATGGATTTACAACATATCCTGATGACGATTCAAAACAAGCTAATGCAAAAAGTTAACCATACCTATGCAGCAGCCGAGGATGAACGGCTGGCTTTTGCTGTCTTCAGTTTACTCAGGAGGGAGCTGGTGGAGTTATCATTTGTTGAACAATGGCTGCGGAGGTTTTCCACCTTCCACGGAAATAAATGGCTGGACCATTTAGATACTGACGGTGGCGGTAGTGCTTATACGAACACGAAGGGGTTTCTCCGCAGCCTTTATTTTCAAATTCTGCTTAATGAGGATTCATTTAAAGCAGCTGATGAATGTCTGTCAATCCTAATCAAAACGGTAAAAGATATCAATTCCTGGGTCTACGAGCTGGATTAA
- a CDS encoding alpha/beta fold hydrolase, giving the protein MNNVLYDYYVEKTGNGKPVIFLPGGGFSGNEGLNIAVYLQNDYETHMMDLPGLGKGMGIQANRITSLEMAKWLKEYLDQKQIDKANLIGHSLGGAVLLAFTFHFPDRVNKLVLLDQGHKPFSRIPKSEFGVFAYAFPVLNFFTMIFGKPALNLLSPLFSGDQNNTDFELEVQRFCKMVSIEDSEYVRKALHNQTAVSTDGLNLMFGFYNLNLPEMLKGVKVPTYLAYATFDGVNEGEQASTHKHINKLQQHKQLPISYRAVDGGHYVHWSDPSLLGDIRLFFQGE; this is encoded by the coding sequence CTGTATGATTATTACGTAGAAAAAACAGGGAATGGGAAACCGGTTATTTTCCTTCCTGGAGGAGGATTTTCCGGGAACGAGGGACTCAATATTGCTGTGTATCTCCAGAATGACTATGAAACACATATGATGGACCTGCCGGGTTTAGGCAAGGGAATGGGAATCCAGGCAAACCGTATCACTTCGCTTGAGATGGCAAAATGGTTGAAGGAGTACTTGGACCAAAAGCAAATCGACAAAGCTAATCTGATTGGCCATTCGCTGGGAGGAGCCGTTTTATTGGCATTTACTTTTCATTTTCCAGACAGGGTAAATAAGCTGGTGCTGCTTGATCAGGGCCATAAGCCATTTTCAAGAATTCCAAAATCAGAGTTTGGTGTATTTGCGTACGCCTTTCCGGTGTTGAATTTTTTTACAATGATTTTTGGAAAGCCTGCTTTAAACCTGCTGAGTCCGTTATTTTCAGGAGATCAAAACAATACCGATTTTGAGTTGGAAGTACAGCGTTTTTGTAAAATGGTTTCTATTGAGGATAGTGAGTATGTGCGAAAAGCATTACATAATCAAACTGCTGTTTCAACAGATGGATTAAATCTGATGTTTGGATTTTATAATTTAAATTTGCCTGAAATGCTCAAGGGTGTAAAGGTTCCGACATACCTTGCCTATGCGACGTTTGATGGAGTAAATGAAGGCGAACAGGCATCTACTCATAAGCACATAAACAAATTGCAGCAACACAAGCAGCTTCCAATTTCATACCGTGCTGTTGATGGTGGCCACTATGTACACTGGAGTGATCCATCGCTTTTGGGCGATATAAGATTATTTTTTCAAGGAGAATAA